Proteins from one Doryrhamphus excisus isolate RoL2022-K1 chromosome 19, RoL_Dexc_1.0, whole genome shotgun sequence genomic window:
- the otofa gene encoding otoferlin isoform X11, translating into MMSLTVHLKSVNNLRGKGDRMAKVTFRGLSFYSHVVVNCEEVAHFNETFRWPIASSLDGSEMLEIQVYNYSKVFTNRLVGTFCMVLQKVAEEGQLELTDTLVDDNNTSINTSVTIDIRYQSMEGTMGMWHNGELLDVPDDRDGVFTFETESLLSGHSHGSGASAGRSLQGSIATFRKAARGMSSVMKLGKIKSSKDDPKKGDEPAVLDMVDLDKKAMRLAGMLEPDAISLASVTAVTTNISNKRSKPDIKMEPSSGRPVDYQISITIVEARQLIGLNMDPVVCVEIGEEKKYTSMKESTNCPYYNEYFVFDFHVPPDVMFDKIIKLSVIHSKNLLRSGTLVGTFKMDVGTVYSQPEHQFYHKWAILSDPDDITAGCKGYLKCDIAVVGKGDNIKTPHKANETDEDDIEGNLLLPEGIPAERQWARFYVKIYRAEGLPKMNTNIMANVKKALIGESRDLVDPYVQVHFSGQKGKTSVQKSSYEPIWNEQIIFTELFPPLCKRMKVQIRDSDKVNDVAIGTHFIDLRKISNDGDKGFLPTLGPAWVNMYGSTRQYTLMDEHQDLNDGLGEGVSFRARLLLSIAVEILDTTSPEIISSTDVQMESVSNISESATGKMEEFFLFGAFLEATMIDRKIGDKSITFEITIGNYGNQIDGTSKPSSSKKKKKDGESDEEESELIQNSSDEEADEERDLVSISSTPLMRPVITDRNYFHLPYFEKKPCVYIKSWWQDQRRRLYNSNMMDKIADKLEEGLNDVQEIIKTEKAFPERRLRGVLEELNIGCSRFVHLANKDINQTGRTKLDRERLKSCMREMENMGQQAKQMRTQVKKNTVKDKLKLVQNFLQRLRFLADEPQHSIPDVFVWMMSNNKRIAYARIPSKDILYSVVDEETGKDCGKVKAVFLKLPGKKGFGPAGWTVQAKLELYLWLGLKKQKNEFLSGLPNGFEEVKVAKAGPSLHSAPPVSLVYDMKQVFQLRAHMYQARSLFAADNSGLSDPFARVFFSTHSQVTEILSETLCPTWDQLLVFDDVELFGEASELRDDPPIIVIEIYDQDTVGKAEFIGRTFAKPTIKMCDEHYGPPRFPPQLEYYQIYRGNCTAGELLAAFELLQIPFDGEEIRRALIAVHNFAVPQIKIGQGGTADLPPLEGPTDSERGPIVPVPLGIRPVLSRYRIEVLFWGLRDLKRINLAQVDRPRVDIECAGRGVQSVLIQNYKKNPNFSTLVKWFEVDLPENELLHPPLNIRVVDCRAFGRNTLVGSHAVTCLRRFIYCAPDKSSNNWGSAAKLMNGYMVLTNGGSQPRFSPSVSSRTFSRSTGDIIVNMEPEPAIRKMDTFVKLEATSDAVVKVDMIEEESDKEKKKKKKKKKGGVEEEEEPDESVLDWWSKYFASIETLKEMLKAQEEAQAEAEEREDLEIAIEAADIKSDDLVRKGSRTREKYKDKKSSKDKKRGHAVDGVEKPTIKAKVDELVVYNKELETEYGDFEDWLHTFNLYRGKAGDDDEHTLDDDRIVGRFKGSLCMYKLPLSEEISRDAGFDPNMGMFQSIPHNDPINVLVRVYVVRATDLHPADINGKADPYIVIKLGKAEVKDKENYISKQLNPVFGKSFDIEATFPMKSMLTVSVYDWDLVGTDDLIGETKIDLENRFYSKYRATCGISSSYSLHGYNVWRDPMKPSQILAKLCKEGKIDPPQYGPGGKVKVANRIFIGPTEIEDENGLKKQTEEHLALTVLNHWEEVPRVGCRLVPEHVETRPLLNPDKPGIEQGRIEMWVDMFPMDMPAPGPAIDISPRKPKRWLKGQQEDRQDTDVHYHSLTGEGNFNWRFVFPFDYLMAEEKIVISKKESMFSWDETEYKIPPRLTLQVWDADHFSADDFLGAIELDLNRFPRGAKTSKQCSIDMIRNEQELPAISIFKQKRVKGWWPFVARDENDEMELTGKVEAELHLVTAEEAEKSPVGLGRNEPDPLEKPNRPDTSFMWFLGPLKSIRYFLWHNYRWLILKVLGLMLLLLMLGLFLYSIPGYLVKKMLGA; encoded by the exons AGCAGCAAGGGGAATGTCTTCAGTCATGAAGCTTGGAAAGATCAAGAGCTCCAAAGATGATCCCAAGAAAGGAG ATGAGCCGGCGGTCCTGGATATGGTGGATCTGGACAAGAAGGCGATGCGTCTCGCTGGGATGTTGGAACCAGATGCTATCTCACTAGCTTCAGTCACTGCTGTCACCACAAACATCTCCAATAAGAG GTCAAAGCCAGATATTAAAATGGAGCCGAGTTCTGGACGACCAGTGGATTACCAG ATCAGCATCACAATTGTGGAGGCGCGGCAGCTGATTGGTTTGAACATGGACCCCGTGGTGTGCGTGGAGATTGGAGAGGAGAAGAAGTACACGTCAATGAAGGAGTCAACCAATTGTCCCTACTACAATGAG TATTTTGTCTTTGACTTCCACGTCCCTCCTGATGTCATGTTTGATAAGATCATTAAGTTATCG GTTATTCACTCTAAAAACCTTCTCCGGAGTGGAACACTGGTGGGAACCTTCAAGATGGATGTTGGCACGGTTTACTCTCAGCCTG AACACCAGTTCTACCACAAGTGGGCTATCCTTTCTGACCCTGATGACATCACGGCGGGTTGCAAAGGATATCTAAAGTGTGACATTGCGGTGGTCGGGAAGGGCGACAACATCAAGACCCCGCACAAGGCCAACGAGACCGACGAGGATGACATCGAAGG CAACCTTCTTCTCCCAGAAGGCATCCCTGCAGAGCGGCAGTGGGCGAGGTTCTACGTGAAAATCTACCGCGCTGAGGGCCTTCCAAAAATGAACACCAACATCATGGCCAATGTGAAGAAGGCCCTAATAGGAGAGAGCCGAGACCTGGTGGATCCTTACGTTCAAGTGCACTTCTCTGGGCAGAAA GGGAAGACTTCAGTCCAAAAAAGCAGTTATGAACCCATCTGGAACGAGCAAATTATCTTCACCGAGCTATTCCCTCCGCTCTGCAAACGCATGAAGGTCCAAATCCGTGACTCCGATAAGGTCAATGATGTTGCTATAGGAACCCACTTTATTGACCTCCGTAAAATATCCAATGATGGCGACAAAG GGTTCTTGCCCACCTTGGGTCCAGCTTGGGTCAATATGTACGGCTCCACACGTCAATACACCCTCATGGACGAGCACCAGGACTTGAATGACGGCCTGGGAGAAGGCGTTTCCTTCCGTGCCCGGCTGTTGCTCTCCATTGCCGTGGAGATCCTGGACACAACATCTCCAGAGATCATCAGCTCCACCGATGTGCAGATGGAGTCTGTCTCCAACATTTCTGAG AGCGCCACGGGCAAAATGGAGGAGTTCTTCCTCTTCGGTGCCTTCCTGGAGGCTACCATGATTGATCGAAAAATTGGGGACAAGTCGATTACTTTTGAGATCACAATTG GTAACTATGGCAACCAGATAGACGGAACAAGCAAACCGTCATCatcaaaaaagaagaagaaagacggTGAAAGTGATGAAGAAGAGAGCGAGCTCATTCAGAACTCCAGCGACGAGGAGGCGGACGAGGAAAGGGACTTGGTGTCGATCTCATCTACCCCCCTCATGCGGCCTGTCATCACAGACAG GAATTACTTCCACCTTCCATACTTTGAGAAGAAACCATGTGTGTATATCAAGAGCTGGTGGCAGGACCAGAGACGCCGACTGTACAACTCCAACATGATGGACAAGATTGCAGACAAGCTG GAAGAGGGTCTAAATGATGTTCAGGAGATCATTAAGACAGAAAAAGCTTTTCCAGAGCGCCGACTCAGGGGAGTTCTGGAGGAACTGAATATTGGCTGCAG TCGGTTTGTACATTTAGCCAACAAGGACATAAACCAGACAGGTAGAACCAAACTGGACCGAGAAAGACTCAAGTCCTGCATGAGAGAAATG GAGAACATGGGTCAGCAAGCCAAACAGATGAGGACGCAGGTGAAGAAAAACACGGTGAAAGACAAATTAAAGCTTGTACAAAACTTCCTGCAGAGACTTCGCTTCCTTGCTGATGAG CCACAGCACAGCATCCCTGATGTCTTTGTGTGGATGATGAGCAACAATAAGCGCATTGCGTACGCCCGAATTCCCTCCAAAGACATTCTCTACTCCGTCGTGGATGAGGAGACAGGAAAAGACTGCGGTAAAGTCAAAGCCGTTTTTCTCAAA TTACCTGGTAAAAAAGGTTTCGGCCCTGCTGGTTGGACCGTTCAGGCTAAGCTTGAGCTGTACTTATGGCTCGGCCTCAAGAAGCAAAAGAATGAATTCCTGAGCGGTTTGCCTAATGGTTTCGAGGAGGTTAAAGTTGCGAAAGCGGGCCCTTCTCTTCACTCCGCGCCCCCTGTCAGCCTTGTGTATGACA TGAAACAGGTCTTCCAGTTGAGAGCGCACATGTACCAGGCTCGAAGTTTGTTTGCAGCCGATAACAGCGGACTTTCCGACCCCTTCGCCAGAGTCTTCTTCTCCACGCATAGCCAGGTCACAGAG ATTCTAAGCGAGACCCTTTGCCCTACGTGGGACCAGCTGCTGGTTTTTGACGACGTGGAACTGTTTGGGGAGGCCAGTGAGCTGAGAGACGACCCGCCAATCATTGTGATTGAAATTTACGACCAAGACACTGTG GGAAAGGCAGAGTTCATAGGTCGGACATTCGCCAAACCGACTATTAAGATGTGTGATGAGCACTACGGCCCTCCGAGGTTTCCACCACAGTTGGAGTACTATCAGATTTACAGAGGGAACTGCACTGCAGGAGAACTGCTTGCTGCTTTTGAGCTGCTTCAG ATACCTTTCGATGGCGAGGAGATAAGGCGAGCTCTGATTGCTGTCCATAACTTTGCTGTTCCTCAGATAAAg ATTGGTCAAGGAGGGACAGCCGACCTTCCCCCTCTTGAAGGACCAACAGACTCAGAGCGAGGACCAATTGTCCCGGTGCCGTTGGGGATCCGGCCTGTCCTGAGTCGCTACCGCATAGAG GTTTTGTTTTGGGGTCTAAGGGACCTAAAGAGAATTAACCTGGCCCAGGTGGATCGGCCCCGTGTGGACATTGAGTGTGCGGGAAGAGGTGTTCAGTCTGTTCTTATccaaaattacaagaagaacccAAATTTCAGCACTTTGGTTAAATGGTTTGAAGTG GACCTCCCAGAGAATGAGCTTCTCCACCCTCCGCTCAACATCAGGGTGGTGGACTGCCGGGCGTTTGGTCGCAACACCCTGGTTGGCTCCCATGCTGTCACATGTCTGAGGCGGTTCATCTACTGCGCTCCAGACAAGTCGTCCAACAACTGGGGCAGTGCAG CTAAACTAATGAATGGCTACATGGTCCTAACCAATGGTGGCTCCCAGCCTCGCTTCTCACCCAGTGTTTCCTCGCGCACTTTCTCTCGCTCCACAGGTGACATCATCGTGAACATGGAGCCGGAGCCTGCGATTCGCAAAATGGATACATTTGTCAAGCTAGAAgct ACGTCTGACGCTGTTGTAAAAGTTGACATG ATTGAGGAAGAGAGTgacaaagagaaaaagaagaagaagaagaaaaagaagggaggagtggaggaagaggaagagccaGACGAAAGCGTGTTAGATTGGTGGTCCAAATATTTTGCTTCCATAGAGACATTAAAAGAG ATGCTCAAAGCTCAGGAAGAAGCTCAGGCTGAAGCGGAGGAGAGAGAAGACCTAGAGATTGCAATAGAGGCGGCAG ATATCAAATCTGATGACCTTGTTCGGAAAGGCTCCAGGACAAGGGAAAAGTACAAGGACAAGAAAAGCTCCAAAGACAAGAAGAGGGGTCATGCTGTGGATGGAGTGGAGAAACCTACAATTAAAGCAAAAGTGGACGAGTTAGTG GTGTACAACAAGGAACTGGAGACCGAATATGGAGACTTTGAAGACTGGCTGCACACTTTCAACCTGTACAGAGGAAAAGCCGGTGATGACGACGAACATACACTAGATGACGACAGAATTGTTGGACGATTTAAG GGTTCCCTGTGTATGTACAAGCTGCCGTTGTCAGAGGAGATCTCAAGAGATGCGGGATTTGATCCAAACATGGGCATGTTCCAGAGCATTCCTCATAATGACCCCATCAATGTCCTTGTTCGAGTGTATGTGGTCAGG GCCACAGATCTGCATCCTGCAGACATAAACGGCAAGGCGGACCCATATATCGTCATCAAGCTAGGCAAGGCAGAGGTCAAGGACAAAGAGAACTACATCTCCAAGCAGCTAAATCCTGTATTTGGCAA GTCATTTGACATCGAAGCAACATTCCCCATGAAGTCCATGCTGACGGTTTCCGTTTACGACTGGGATCTTGTCGGCACAGACGACCTGATTGGAGAGACAAAGATCGACTTGGAGAATCGTTTTTATAGTAAATACAGAGCCACCTGTGGCATTTCATCCAGCTACTCCCT cCATGGATACAATGTGTGGCGTGATCCCATGAAGCCCAGCCAGATCCTAGCAAAGCTGTGTAAGGAGGGCAAGATTGACCCCCCTCAATACGGCCCTGGAGGAAAAGTCAAGGTGGCGAACCGGATCTTCATTGGACCAACAGAGATCGAGGATGAAAACG GTCTGAAGAAGCAAACAGAAGAACATTTAGCTCTGACCGTGCTAAACCACTGGGAGGAGGTCCCCCGGGTGGGTTGTCGGCTCGTCCCGGAACACGTGGAGACAAGACCCCTGCTGAACCCTGACAAGCCAGGCATTGAGCAG GGTCGTATCGAAATGTGGGTGGACATGTTTCCGATGGACATGCCAGCTCCTGGACCTGCCATCGACATATCACCCCGAAAGCCTAAAAG GTGGCTGAAGGGGCAGCAGGAGGACAGACAGGACACGGATGTCCACTACCACTCCCTGACCGGGGAGGGAAACTTCAACTGGCGCTTTGTCTTCCCCTTCGATTACCTCATGGCGGAGGAAAAGATCGTCATCTCCAAGAAAGAATCGATGTTCTCTTGGGACGAGACTGAATATAAGATCCCCCCTCGCCTCACGTTACAGGTGTGGGACGCCGACCACTTCTCTGCTGATGACTTCCTCG GTGCCATCGAGCTGGATCTGAACCGGTTCCCTCGAGGGGCGAAGACGTCCAAGCAGTGCTCCATCGACATGATCCGAAATGAGCAGGAACTTCCTGCTATTTCCATCTTCAAGCAAAAGAGGGTGAAGGGATGGTGGCCGTTTGTTGCCCGGGATGAGAACGATGAGATGGAGTTGACG GGTAAAGTGGAGGCTGAACTTCATCTGGTGACTGCAGAAGAGGCGGAGAAAAGCCCTGTGGGACTGGGACGAAACGAGCCTGATCCACTGGAGAAACCAAA TCGCCCGGATACAAGCTTCATGTGGTTTCTGGGCCCTCTGAAGTCCATTCGCTACTTCCTGTGGCACAACTATCGCTGGCTGATCCTCAAGGTTCTGGGCctcatgctgctgctgctcatgtTGGGCCTCTTCCTCTACTCCATCCCTGGCTACCTGGTGAAGAAGATGCTGGGGGCCTGA